Proteins found in one Gemmatimonadaceae bacterium genomic segment:
- a CDS encoding GspH/FimT family pseudopilin — protein sequence MRQGFNLIEMVIALALVAIVAAVTLPRASGFIDRIQVRGAVTEIAALFSTARHAAIVRGARATLEIDTGRGIIVVRVEADTVAIREISAAHGVGITTNRASITYSPIGVGYGAANFTMTVQRNDAADTIYVSRLGRVRN from the coding sequence CTCATCGAGATGGTAATTGCACTCGCGCTCGTTGCCATTGTCGCGGCAGTCACGCTTCCGCGCGCGAGCGGGTTCATCGATCGTATTCAGGTGCGCGGAGCAGTCACTGAGATAGCTGCCCTGTTCTCTACCGCGCGCCACGCCGCCATCGTGCGTGGCGCGCGGGCAACGCTCGAGATCGATACGGGCCGCGGTATAATCGTAGTGCGCGTCGAGGCGGACACCGTGGCGATTCGCGAAATATCAGCGGCACATGGCGTGGGGATCACCACCAACCGCGCCTCTATTACCTATTCGCCGATCGGCGTGGGATACGGTGCGGCCAACTTCACGATGACGGTTCAGCGCAATGACGCTGCCGACACGATCTACGTATCCCGGCTCGGCCGGGTCCGGAATTAG